The following nucleotide sequence is from Populus trichocarpa isolate Nisqually-1 chromosome 11, P.trichocarpa_v4.1, whole genome shotgun sequence.
tcctttaatttcactattacttcaaattaatctactaaaaacatgtaaaatcacTTGTAATGAGTTCCTATCAATCTATGACACCATTAGTATTATATCCTGTccttaaaagtaattaaaaaccaaatatacATAATTCCAAAACCTTTCTAAATAACcctaaaatgcataaaaaaaattatttaaaatataaggatAGAAAAAACATACCtcaaattggtaaaaaaaaataaagattttgacCATAAATCAAATCTCCTCCTTGAGCTTCCTATCCTTCTCTCTATTGATATGGGTTTTAATCGTATGACAAGATAGAGTGTAAGTTACTATagagtattattttatttttatcctttaaattaatatgtaattactaatatatttattgttacTATAATacccttaattaataaaaaatagaaaatccaatttattattttattttatttattattactattttttttctttcacacttaaaatgaagaaaattgagCCAAGGTCAACTTGGAAATGACAATGAATTTCATTTATACATATCACATgacaaaattgacaaaaacaaattctttatATAAACTTAGCTTGCTTTGAGAGTACTTTGACACTTGCATTGGGATCAATATTCTTATAAATtcctataaattatatttatttatataattatttatttatcaatataatttatttattttttaaaagtctagtttccaattattttttactttcaaaacacaatttattgaatcaaaatatttacTTATTTCCCACAATTCTCTCTCTCCAAGGGTACAGGACATTATTGGCGAACTGTCTCATAGCCATGGAGAGGCCAGATGCAATTATACAAGGAAAGCTTTGTAAGCATTCAAGATGAAATATGCTCTgtctatatatacacacacctgTTGATGTACATTTCAACCTGCTGACATTAACAGATTAAATGTAGAAAAAGTACCACTTCCTGATTCTTCAGTTGCAGTTTGGGTGAACACAAGTTTGAGTCGTTCATGCGCTGCATATGCAATTGTAGATACTCCAGGAAGAGAAAAGGATGCGTTAGATATGATCTGTATATTCGAGTCGATGCACTTAAATTTGTACTTGTTTTGCGCTGAATTTCCCAATAAAAACTACTATTTTCAGAAAcatttttcataaacaaaaatattagtgAGAAAAGGCGTCTGATCCTCAAAGTTATTGTCTTTGTTCCGTTTCAATCACAATTGAGTTCTCTGTACTCTTCTCATTCTCATGCAGAATGCAAGGGCATCAAATGGTTCTCTTGAAAAGGAATTGCTGACCGTTCTTGTTCCAACTGTGGGTTCCACATGGCTGATCATTAGCATATTTGGTTATTTGTGGCTCAGGAACAGAGGAGAAAAAGGTAAAGACAAAGCAAGCATCAAAACAGAAGGTAGATAGAGTAACTGTCCATAAAAGAATAGTTGACGAACACCACACCTATAGCATTCCATATGATGATGCTGTTAGGTTTCTTCCTCGACACTAGGCAGAATGGATCAGTTGTTTAGAATCAGGATAGGAGTTTTAGCAGTGGGTACGTCTAGTGCTGAAGAGCTATCTGTTGTGATGTAtaacatatttgttttcattacaAATCTAATGGAACTTCATATCAGCAATTATTCAGACAGTACAGCTTCAGCGACTAGCAATTTCAGAAATTGTCACCTCATTTACAGAACACTGTCCATCTTCTACGTCTAATGCTATATCAGGATTATTGTCAGATTTTCTAAAGAGGAATGCAGGTTGTTTTGGAGAAGGAATCTCTGTTTCGCTACTCAACATAAAAACAACCGCCAACATAGATGGTCTGTCCGTGGCATCTTCTTGCACGCACAGCAGACCAATTTGTATGCATTTCAAGGCTTCACGCGGATCATACAACTCCGTCAGTGATGGATCAACTATCTCCAATGCTTTGTCTTCTCTCCACAATTCCCACACCTGTGTTGTTCATATAAATCATTAGCATACAAGAAATAAGAGCAGACAACATCTAAAATTGTGAACAATGAAATTCAGCCAAGAGCACACATGGCTCTCTTATAACTCACATATCCAATCAAGGTCAAAGGAGGATTCTGTTGATAAAATCTGTTGTTCTTCTTGCCACTCACAATCTCTAGCAACACGACCCCAAAACTGAAAACATCTGATTTTACAGAAAAGTTTCCAAGCACAGCATATTCTGGTGACATATAGCCACTGCATCAGAAAAACAAGAATCTGAAGTTTTAGTATTTCTGGTAATCAATGATAGTACTTTGTCACTCGGTCTTTGTTTTAGGCAAATGTACTTACAATGTTCCTACAACTCTCCTGGTCCTATCTTCAGTTTGGTTGCCTTCAAATATTTTTGCCATTCCAAAATCTGATATTTTTGGGTTCATCTCTGCATCCAGTAGAATGTTGCTACATTTTAAATCCCTGTGAATGATTCTCAACCTGGAATCTTGGTGAAGATATAAAATCCCACGAGCTATTCCAACAATAATATCGAAGCGTTTTCGCCAATCCAATAACAATCTTCTGCTTTCATCTgttgaaacaattatttttcaaacaggTAAAATTTGACAACTAGAGTAAATCAGGGCAATAAATACTTGAAGAGACTTACGGAAAAGAAACGAGTCCAAGCTTTTGTTTGGCAAGTATTCATAGATTAACATTTGTTCTCCATCCTGATTGCAGTAACCTAGAAGTTTCACAAGATTCCTGTGTTGAAGCTTTGCAATTACCATAACTTCATTTTTAAACTCTTCTATTCCTTGTCTTGAACTTCTAGATAACCTTTTTATTGCAACCTCCAGTCCATTAGCTAGCAGACCCTAAAATCATGTTACAAgaatatggtaaaaaaatacctttaagGTGACTCATATGTCAATAACAATTAAGGTTGAAAGTCCATTGGACGGCCAATTACATCCATGATAAATGGAGATgcaaaaattaagttatatataaaGGGTTcttaatctattaaaaaaaatagttatgaaAAGTTTTGTATTTTCCATCCGCGTAGTAAACCTAAAGTTTCACATGGATTAGGGTCTGTTTGTTTACGCGGTTGCGGCTGCGTTTTAAATAAACCGTAGATTTAAGCTGTTtggtaaagataaaaatgagaTTTATTGTTCATGGGCCCCATTGTTTTCTGCGTTGCAAACGCAAGGGGAGAAGAAGCAGCTTGGAGCTGCTTTTTTTGCAAACTGTGTTACAGCACAGTAACCAGAGGCGCGCAACTTTTTCTTCTGCTTCCAGTAACTAGAGGCGCGCAACTTTTTCTTCTACTTCCAGTAACCAAAGGCGcacaacttcttcttcttctgcacttccatgtctccactgttcacgtgaacagtggagacatggaagtgcagaagaagaagaagaagaaggagaatgaGGGGCTGGGGAAAACAGGGAAAGAGTCCAACTCCTGCACCAAGCAAACAATGAAAAGAGAAGGAGCAGAACAGAGGAATAGAAAAGTGCTCCACTTTCATCTTCCTCCCGCTTTGCTTTTATCAATATTACACTattcaagtgaattttaattcacttgaacagtgtagCAACACACGTGAATTTAGTACACGAGTGTTgctttgcccagccgggtcactggcttgggccagtgatcgggccgggctggctgggtttAGCCCAGCCTATATGGGTTGGACCAGGTCCAATCCAAACCTAAAAGCATTGACCCAGGTCTGTTccaaacctaaatgcattgaactgGGTatgacccagtaaaataaaaaaatccaaaaaaatttcacagatattgtgttttatttgaaaaactaatgtTTAACATAATTCAATGGCACTATATAATTACATTTGAAGGAGATTgtatgatgacgtagcatttgtagaatttgatcgcaattccaattttgttcttgatgatattttacctgatgttattGCACGCTCAGGAAACCATGGAAACTGTAAtccttgttggatagatttcatACGTGATAAAATTACATATAATTTTatgcaacaataaaatataatttatataaagtattgtttattttatgatgtaatatcAGTACTTAAATCGataatatttcaatgaaaaaccaccaatattaatatatgtcttttttaattattttataaccttagtTTAAAAgatattctttaattaaatacattaaattactttttgttgaacctcaatttcaaccacagttttaaccaaacatatatttttccaaaccaacctcaactaaaagtactttttataaaacaacttttttcaaaccacaaccacaacagctaccgcaataccaaacacagaCTCTTTATTCTTAATACCACAAAGATTTTTGAACAATTATTTCAACACATAATGAATCATTATAGGAGGCATGTATcctattaattttctattatgTACATGCATATATGCATGCCATATTGATGTTATCCTAGATGTTGTATTAGAGTAGAGTCTTCTCCATTCATGGCTtgtaaaaatgagtttttggagTATCTTTTAGTCCAACATCAAAGTCAAACTCTTGAAAATATTCAACATAATCATTAGAAATTATTGGTCTCCTTGTTTGAACTAAGTGCCCTTGAATTGATTAgtgtttaaaattatctaaataatttttttgaacaataactaattttttttttatctttatgcaacccatttaaatattatgtttcctcaaattttatccttttagcaAAATCACTCCTATTGAAATTGAGATCCTTGATAAATTTAGCATTTCTTGCCTTAACTATTCATGCAttatgagaagaaaaataaaacatatatccTTCAGAGTTCACTATATAACCAATGAAATATCTACTAATTATTCTTGGGTCTAATTTCTATAGTTGAGGATTATTAATCCTTACCTCAAAAAATTGGACTTCTATCTATTTCATAATTCAAAAGGTATCTTAACACATTTTTAGGATGAAAccctattttaaaatatatacaacAATCTTTAATTCTAACTCTATAAAGACATTGGTAAATTAAAAGTACCAATTATGTTCCTTACCATGTCTATAAGTGTACGATTCCTTCTTTTAGCTACATTATCTTATTGTGGTGTGTTAGACATTGTATATTGTACAATAATGCCCTCTCCTTTAAGGCAATGAACCAGACATTTATCAATTTTCGTGTATCTACCATAATACTCTCCATCTCTATCTGACCTTACAaacattatgatatatttttttctccaccTTAACCTTATAGGTCTTAAAAGCATCTAATGCTTCAGCTTTATCAAATAAAAGACATAGATACATAAATCTACTAGAATGATCATCAATGAATAAGgtgaaatatatttgattatttaagcATAGAGTAATAAATAGTCCACAAATGTCAGTACATatgatttcaaaaattttagCATAACACCTTTAATGGTATTGTTAGTTTGCTAACCCTTTATGCAATCTACACAAAtaccaaaatcaataaaattaagagtGTTTAAAACTATATCATTCactaatcttttaattatttcaatgaaGATGTGATCTAATCTTTTATACCAAAACATAAATGAATTCTCATCCATTTTgctctttttaattatagaatCAACATGCATTGATAAATAGTTGAGTTTAAAAGTAGAGTCTAgattgattttatataaatcattaattaacgTTCCACCACTAGTAGaaagtttagtttttaaaatactaaaaacattttcatcaaacaaaaatcCATAACCAACATCACAAAAtctagaaattaaaaaccaaatttttagaaaatggTGGAACATAGAAGAatttttcaaatccaaaataagtccagattttaaaattaatctagaaGTCCCCACAACTTCAACTTCAAAGCGTATCTAGTTTCTTGAATAGATgtcttcttcattttcctttagcttttttagtgtaatattttaaaagaaagaaaggttttaataaaaaaatggcaaGAATATCTTTGAATGAGTAGATATTAGATATAAATGAATGAGAGAGATTTTGATAATTGCACAAAACTTGTTAAATATAATAAGAAGagtaagacaaaaaaaagaaagagatttaaGTGTTTGACTATAATTTCTTTTAGCTAATAGTCTagacatttattattattattattattagatattaaattgatgttttgtgcagataaggtattattttctatatctattgggatatatgatttatttgttcATTAAGTGTTTATTTTAATGATGCAATAAATTGTAATACATGAAAGGAAATACTTGATTATAAAATGAAATCACTATGATTtatatgttgtattttttatttaagtactATATATTTTGAACTCTAGAAAAATATCGTTACTTCTCTGTTCATGTCATGTGGGCTaagtggaaaaataataataaaaatattcttaaatttacCAATATATACCatgtagattttaaattaactgACAATTAAAGCTTAGAACTCATTGAACTAACTCTAGTAGAAGGCCAAGTACATCCATGATTGATAAATGGAGGGGTAAAAATTTAGGTTATCTGTAAAGGGTCCATattctagcaaaaaaaaaaaaaaaagttatgaaaagCCATGTGTCTTCCATCCAATTAGTAACTCTAAAACTTTACAtgaattaaaagattttattattattgaaaccacaaaaatagatttctgtacaattatctcaatatttaatCAATCATTACACCAAGAGGAATGTATCCTATTAATTTTGTACCGTGTTTATATGCCTGGCGTATTAAAGTTTTCTTACATATTAAGCATCTAAACTACCAATAagctagaaaaaacaaatctgtaTTATTGAGAACACATTTAATTTTCAGCTAGAAAATGAATTGAGAAACTCTACCTTataaaccgagccaaaaccaccTTGCCCGAGTTCGTTAGCTGGAGAGAAATTGTTTGTGGCCGCCATTATGGTGCTGAGCTTGAAACATTCCGATTCAGTAGAATTGCTGTTTATCTGCAGCTCGGTACCTGGTTTTTTTGCCCATGAATCAAAAAGTGAACTTCTCCTCATAACCAGAGGAGAATAAATACATGACTAGGGAAGCAAATCCAAATAGAGATTTGAGAGTCTTGTCTTACCTTTTTTTGCCCCCTTCTTGAGCCGCAAATAAGCAGTTAGGCTAATGAGAAACAACAATAATGCAATTGATGGTGCTAAAATGGCCTGCATCGTTTTTTCCCGAGAACCATTTAGCTTCCTTGTATTACCAGCTGCATGAGAATGAAAACAATAACGATTAACTCCAGACGAAAAACCACTCCCTTCTCCTATGGAAACATGGCAAGACATATGGCAAAGGCTGTCCCCTTCGGCACCTAATAAGTATCTATATCGTTTCTTTCACGTAGTACACAGCTTATTAAGTACAGTCTAGAGCAGTGACAAGAATAGAAAAGCTCttataaatcaatatttgtAATCACAATCCTTTGAAATTGTTACGGAGAAGAAAAAGGGTACCTAATTCATATGCATCAACACGAACATACAGATCATGACTTTCAATCCTATCATATTTAATGTCTACTAATTCCTTGTGCCAATTCAAACAACCATCCCCTTTTCCGGGAATCACAATGACAGCGTAAGCAGAGCATGAACAATTCCTCTTGCATTCCAGTTCACAGTACTCTGCACGACTCTTGCTCATGTCCACCCAAGCTGCAGCTGAAGTGTCCGGAAGAATTACATTTTCCACCTTCACAAACCCTTCTCCATGATCGCACACCGAAGATGTCTGTAGCCGCTTCCTGACACAACCACCGGACCCATCTCTCAATGACCATTCCATTGGGTTCTTGGGCTCGAACCCAGGTAAACAGGCACATCCAAAAGCATTATAATTGGCAAGTTCACACGTACTATAAGCACCACAGTATCCATAATAGTCGCACTGTAACTGAGGGGACTTCCAGTATTCCTTCCACCGACCATCACTTTCTCGCCATGTTAACATCTTTAGAAGTCCTGAATGATCCACTATTAGTCTTACCAGATAATAACCATCAGGAACTGTTGATTGACAGTATATTTCGTCTGGATCATTtacaaaaacgcttttgaatgTGCCCATCTGACTTCTCCATGGCCAAGGGGGAGCTCTAGTAATTGGCTTTGTACCATTATAGAGAAAGAATTGTGGTGAACCATTTGGGTTGATCCTAATTGAAAAGTCTCCAATTCCAGGGTCATCAGCTGATCTCCATGATGTTAGGAACCGATCAGTTCCTAATTTTCGATCCAGCCCCAGTTTCATTCCAGGTAGCTGTATGTTAGTAGGATAATCGAAGCTCTGCCATACAATTTTTCTGCTTCTTTTCCTGACCAGTATCAAATTCCCAGAATCCAAGAGTTGAGCTTCACAAGTATCATTTTCTTCCACTGAAACATTGGTAGACCACACTAGAAGCTTTTGGTCATCTTTACGATAGAGAACGAGGTTACCAAATTGGTTTATGAAGAGAAAGCCAGAGGAACCAATGATTGGATCGTTCCTGTTTGCAACCCACACCACAGTTTGTTCTGGTATTTTATGGTACCAAATTCCAAGATATCTATTGGTTGAACTGCCAGGACTGAAAAATCCTAGTGCGAAAATATTTCCTTTGGAGATAAGAAGGTCACCTTCTTTAATGGTTTGGTTGGTCTTTAAGGATTCTTGGGATGTACAAGATAAGAATTGGAgcattataagagaaaaaagcaGGAATAGTTTTTCAGCTTCCATGATGAGGCAAACTGGACCTTGGCTTTTGGACATGTGAAATGTTGCTTGCAGACAAGTCTGACAAGAGAAGTTATTTTGGGATCCACCTCGCTTAACTAGGCATTTTTTTCATGGGTTTTTCTTTGCAACCTTCAAGATCTAGACCATGACTTGTCTAGTCCTTTTTATACTACACCCTCATTTGGTATTGCGtagcaaaatttatttatttttatttaaaattaatttttttcatgtttttagatgatttttttgtcaaaaatattttaaaaaaataaaaaatatatattttaatatatttttgagtaaaaaatattttaaaaaataatcgctacCATACTACTAATGTAAAACCCgagaacaaattatatataaaaaagaggatttataataatttaaattttgttataaaatagaataatgtaattacagaaaataataataatgatgataaaaatttattagttttggagaacaaaaaaaatggcttaattgataaaaaaaagagaaagataggGTCAAAATGGAATTTAGAAGAAATGGTTGGGTAATTATAATGTTATGTTTAGAATACTAAATTGTATTGtgttatttatgaaattttagtgtttggaTGGTTGTTTTAATCACTAACTTATGCATGTGATATGAGATGGAGATTGAGTATGAAGATTTGTCCTAAGTATATTCTCGAATGAATTAAATGGTTGATTTGTACCAGTTGGATGTGATTATAGGTGGGATGTGATTATAAATATATGCAGGGTAAATTATCGATAACTTGGAACCTCCCGGTATCAGAaagacttaataaaaaaataaataaataatatattccaTTTACTCCTTATGTGGAAGTTAAACGGATAATTTAACTTATAAGGCTGTTACAACTAGACGCTCCTGCATGTACTCCACATAAGACACAATAATTGTctttagtgataaaaaaaattttctttcctaattttgagttttattttaaaaaataataattgaaaaacatgtttatttgttgaaaataaaaacaatttgtttccACTCAAAAAGAACCTTAAAACTATAATTGCTTTTCCTACAAAATCAAtaccataatttataattattatttttatatttgtgataattaaatcataaatatttattttattttttaaaattaaaaattatcatgaaaaaattatattattaactaaaaaaactctataaattaaCATATGTTCTCCACCCTAAATGCAACAGCCTAGAAGCTTCACAAGTTCATGCGGTGAAACTTTGCAATTACTGTGACTTTAGTTTTAAATTCTTCTCCTGAATTTCTAGACaaccttttaagttttaacgGTAGAGAATGGTGGAGACAAAGTCCCACCATTCTAGTACAGGACCGCTCCCTTTCGGTGGGTTGTTGGCAGTCATGTTCAACAGTAAAAATGGTTGGAGAGGTTGTAAATTGGCAGGATTAATCTTTGTCCCCATACGAATCTAAGTTCATAACCGGCGATACAAGAGTTGTGTGGAAATAATATCTTCCTTGTGCTAAGTCTCTTAGCGGATATATCtagttatttaaatatataaaatattttataatttttaaaagtattatattttttaaaattaataaaatcaaatgataatttaaaatttcttattagtaattaaagcaaaaacaataattcataaTACTTATTATATtgtcaaaatctaaaattaattaaaacaagttaaTAGTGGGGCATCTAAGATatcgaatcaaaactaaaaagaaagcaTCGTGAAACAAGCAATGCATACGGAtcaaaactgaagaagcaggAACACTCAACAAACTCCACCTACTaacagaaactaagaaccttaaataatattaaaaataaggggtgtgttcaaccaactcaataagaaaataatatttaatatacattttagatattaatagtcAGCAAGttgatttatcttgatatacatatacatactaagTATATAATCAGAAAGTAATGAAATACATAtcagagatcagatgacacTCAAATGTGATCACTTCGGGAGGATTAATCGTCATAGGCTgatgcctctctcaccagctaggtatacaGAATATTATGTGCATATAGTCTgttagcatggagttactgacaagtcctATATGaaggcataatagatatttgcaaaatcatcaaagaaatgtATATCATATCCaataaaatttagttaaataGAATACAAATGTAAATTCAAGAATATATgagtactaaaaaaataaagcaacatatataaatattcaagaaattaactagtcgtactcatcatataatcaatgtacatatttatttatattacatgcatattaaagattatctcaCTCACTcggaaaatatagaaataaaaggaatattAGATGAAAGACCCGAAAAAACTATTGAGGATCATTAGCAAAACCTACAATAAATATACGAAATATACTaaaaacacaacacaatttaAAGATTCCACTGTATGAAACAAAACCAGGTTTACTCTCCTAtgtttagggactaaaacaataattttccaaaacagggaccaaaacataattttaccaaaattgaaggactaaactGTAAATACATAATCATACTAAAATTTCACCTATAAACCATCCTCAGTTCTTTCCAAAacaaaccaaggaccaaactataattttttttaaatttcatggactaaaatgtaaattctcaaaattaagggatcaaactgaaaatattccaaatcaattatcagaccgagattcatcatccttaacctcataataacacttatcagaatctcaaaatacatttaagggtcaaattataattttttcaaagtttagggactaaactataatttttataaatcaatgaccaaaataaaatttcatcatcttcaacctcaatacCATTATGTCCAGATTTTCTAAAAAGGttgaaatgaatttcttaacacataaaaatcaatttaaacaaatcaactcacaaatgtttatttttaacaacacaCTCAAAATTCATCACTTGACCTTAAACCCCTAATAATCATGAATGAATCTTAAcaatataaacttcaaatccttataaaccctaatctcttctttaattcttccataaacaaatcataatcaaAAGTAATATGAGAGAGAACCACTTGCTACTTCCACCTTTATTGAACccaaaaactcaatattaaaaactgAAATACTTGGTTTGATAAGGGGAGGGTCACAACATCCATAAaaattagaagagagaaaaataattctctTACAACTTTTTCTTATATACTTAGGTTAGCTTAGGTTGGGTTTAAGCTGACTTGAGCTTGGATTTGAACCAAAAGTTGGGTTTTACAATACTTCCCCCGTTAAACAAAATTTGTCATTGAATTTAAACTTTAAGAACCGAAGTCTTACCATCAAGTTCAAACAAGTATGGATACTTGTTGAGAATTTCCTCCTTAAGCTCCCACGTCACTTCTTCACGCAGGTGTCTGCTCCACACAACCTTAACCGATACGATTTCCTTCGATCAAAGTTTTCCACCTTTTCGATCCATTATTTCCACCGATTGAACTTCGTATGATATATCTTCCCTCAACTCAACCGGTTGAACTTCCAGCACATGAAATGAATCAGACAAATGCTTCCTTAACATCAAAACATGAAACACTACATGTATAGAGGATAGATCAGGCAGCAAGGCAAGCCGATATGCCACTACCCCTACTTTTTCCAAGATCTCAAAGGGTCCTATAAACCTTGAACTCAACTAACATTTCTTCCCAAATTTGAATATTCCTTTAATTAGGGAGAGTTTTAGGAACATTTTGTCACCCATTAAAAATTCTAGATTATGCCTCCTCTTACCTGCATAATTCTTTTGCCTATTCTGAGCTGTTTAAAGCTTATCTCGGATCACCTTAATCTTATCTAAAGTAATCTGTATTAACTTGGGACCCATTAATCTTCTCTCACCAACCTTATACCAACATACAAGTGATCTACACTTCTGGCCATACAAAGTCTCATAAGGACCCATATCAATGCTCGCTTGATAACTATTGTTATATGCAAACTTCACCAAAAACAAGTACTTGCTTCATTCGACACCTAAGTCAATCACACAATCTCTTAACATATCCTCTAGAATTTGTATAGTTCTCTTAGACTATCTTTCTGTCTGAGGATGAAAAGTAATACTTAACTGAGCGTTCATCACGAAAGCTTCCTGAAACTTCACCCAAAACTGAGAAGTAAATTGTGGATCTATGTCAAACACAATTAAGATCGGCACACTGTGCAACCTTATGATCTCATTAACATAGATTTCTACCAGTTTTGCAAACCTATAAGTCACCTTTACTAACAAGAAATGAGCTAACTTGGTCAAACAATCAACTACCACCCAAATCGAATTGTAACCTTCTTGACTCCGAGGAAAACCCGACA
It contains:
- the LOC18102911 gene encoding G-type lectin S-receptor-like serine/threonine-protein kinase RKS1 isoform X8, translated to MSKSQGPVCLIMEAEKLFLLFSLIMLQFLSCTSQESLKTNQTIKEGDLLISKGNIFALGFFSPGSSTNRYLGIWYHKIPEQTVVWVANRNDPIIGSSGFLFINQFGNLVLYRKDDQKLLVWSTNVSVEENDTCEAQLLDSGNLILVRKRSRKIVWQSFDYPTNIQLPGMKLGLDRKLGTDRFLTSWRSADDPGIGDFSIRINPNGSPQFFLYNGTKPITRAPPWPWRSQMGTFKSVFVNDPDEIYCQSTVPDGYYLVRLIVDHSGLLKMLTWRESDGRWKEYWKSPQLQCDYYGYCGAYSTCELANYNAFGCACLPGFEPKNPMEWSLRDGSGGCVRKRLQTSSVCDHGEGFVKVENVILPDTSAAAWVDMSKSRAEYCELECKRNCSCSAYAVIVIPGKGDGCLNWHKELVDIKYDRIESHDLYVRVDAYELGAEGDSLCHMSCHVSIGEGSGFSSGVNRYCFHSHAAGNTRKLNGSREKTMQAILAPSIALLLFLISLTAYLRLKKGAKKGTELQINSNSTESECFKLSTIMAATNNFSPANELGQGGFGSVYKGLLANGLEVAIKRLSRSSRQGIEEFKNEVMVIAKLQHRNLVKLLGYCNQDGEQMLIYEYLPNKSLDSFLFHESRRLLLDWRKRFDIIVGIARGILYLHQDSRLRIIHRDLKCSNILLDAEMNPKISDFGMAKIFEGNQTEDRTRRVVGTFGYMSPEYAVLGNFSVKSDVFSFGVVLLEIVSGKKNNRFYQQNPPLTLIGYVWELWREDKALEIVDPSLTELYDPRDALKCIQIGLLCVQEDATDRPSMLAVVFMLSNETEIPSPKQPAFLFRKSDKFPDIALDVEDGLCSVNEVTITEFACR
- the LOC18102911 gene encoding G-type lectin S-receptor-like serine/threonine-protein kinase RKS1 isoform X10; translated protein: MSKSQGPVCLIMEAEKLFLLFSLIMLQFLSCTSQESLKTNQTIKEGDLLISKGNIFALGFFSPGSSTNRYLGIWYHKIPEQTVVWVANRNDPIIGSSGFLFINQFGNLVLYRKDDQKLLVWSTNVSVEENDTCEAQLLDSGNLILVRKRSRKIVWQSFDYPTNIQLPGMKLGLDRKLGTDRFLTSWRSADDPGIGDFSIRINPNGSPQFFLYNGTKPITRAPPWPWRSQMGTFKSVFVNDPDEIYCQSTVPDGYYLVRLIVDHSGLLKMLTWRESDGRWKEYWKSPQLQCDYYGYCGAYSTCELANYNAFGCACLPGFEPKNPMEWSLRDGSGGCVRKRLQTSSVCDHGEGFVKVENVILPDTSAAAWVDMSKSRAEYCELECKRNCSCSAYAVIVIPGKGDGCLNWHKELVDIKYDRIESHDLYVRVDAYELGAEGDSLCHMSCHVSIGEGSGFSSGVNRYCFHSHAAGNTRKLNGSREKTMQAILAPSIALLLFLISLTAYLRLKKGAKKGTELQINSNSTESECFKLSTIMAATNNFSPANELGQGGFGSVYKGLLANGLEVAIKRLSRSSRQGIEEFKNEVMVIAKLQHRNLVKLLGYCNQDGEQMLIYEYLPNKSLDSFLFHESRRLLLDWRKRFDIIVGIARGILYLHQDSRLRIIHRDLKCSNILLDAEMNPKISDFGMAKIFEGNQTEDRTRRVVGTFGYMSPEYAVLGNFSVKSDVFSFGVVLLEIVSGKKNNRFYQQNPPLTLIGYVWELWTQDKALEIVDPSLNELYRRREAFKCIQIGLLCVQEDAADRSSMLAVVFMLSNETEIPSPKQPAFLFRKSDNNPDIALDVEDGQCSVNEVTITEIASR